In Glycine max cultivar Williams 82 chromosome 10, Glycine_max_v4.0, whole genome shotgun sequence, the DNA window caatggaagaagatagaccgtttgtatccggattttggcaaagaggcaagaaatcttaggcttggactagccactgatggaatgaatccatatggcagtttAAGCACGCAACACAGTTCGTGgccagttttgctagtgatttacaatttgcctccttggttgtgtatgaaacgaaaatacatgatgttgtctatgatgataacgggcccaagacagccaggaaatgacatcgatgtttatctcaatcccttgattgaagaccttacaaagttgtgggacgaaggagttttagtgtttgatgggtttcgaaatgagacatttaatttacgtgcaatgcttttttgtaccattaatgattttccagcatatgggaatttgagcggttacagtgttaaaggccatcgtgcatgccccatctgtgaagaagacacaagctacatacaactgaaacatggaagaaaaacagtTTACACTAGGCATCGACGTTTTCTTAAACCTCATCATCCTTACCgacgattgaaaaaagcatttaatggaagtcaagagcatgaaaatGCACCGGTACCGTTGACTGGTGACCAGATTttccagcgggttcaacacctaaatacaatatttggaaaggtccaaaagaaagacaaaaataagacttgcatatggaagaaaaggtcgattttgtttgatcttccatactgggttgatctagatgttagacattgtattgatgttatgcatgtggagaaaaatgtatgtgatagtctcattgggacgctccttaacattcacggcaagacaaaagatggtttgaatactcgtcaagatctagctgagatgggtatTCGAGCGTCgttacatccaaggtctgatggtagaaaaatatacttgcctccagcttgtcatactttgtccagaaaggaAAAGTTCAGTTTTTGTCAATGCCTACGACGGGTCaaagttccacaaggatactcttcaaatattaagagccttgtgcatttgaaggatcttaagttggtaggcttaaagtctcatgattgtcacgtcttgatgcaacaattgttatcggtggccatacgagacattttgcctaacaaagtcaggcttgccataactcggttgtgctttttcttcaattctatatgtagcaaagttcTTGATCCTGTGAAGTTAGACGAACTGGAAAATGAGGCTGCTATTATATTGTGtgagttggagatgtattttccgcctgcattctttgacatcatggttcacttaattattcatctagtcagagaaatcaaatgttgtggtcctgtttatttgcggtggatgtatccggttgagcgatacatgaagatcttaaaagggtataccaaaAATCTACACCGTcctgaagcatctattgttgaaaggtacattgcagaagaagccattgaattttgttcagagtacattgaaaaagctaaacctgttgggcttcccgAGTCTCGGCATGACGAAAGAGTaagaggtaagggttcaagaggactgcatgtcatcactccaagtgtagaagatttgcaacaagctcacttgtatgtgttgaataatagtaatgaagttttgccatacatagttcgTCATGAAAAtttagtcaaacaaagtaatccaaaaatgtcgaaGAACTCAGTGTTGAAAaaacataacaagactttcctagatTGGTTTAAACACACAATCTTGGCTGATGATAATGCTTCTGAAATGTtgagaaagctagcagatggacctaaaagaaatgttataacttggcaaggatatgatataaacaagtattccttctatacaaaagcacaagaccaaaaaagtacaatgcaaaacagtggggttaccctaagggctgaatctcaacacttcgctagtgtacatgatgacaatccttgtgtagctttcatcccttactttggtttcattgaagaaatttgggagcttaactatgtcaaattcactgtctgtgttttcaaatgtaagtgggttgacaGTAATACCGGTGTGCGGACCGATGATGTGGGATTTACGTTGGTGGATCTTAACAAACTCGCATACCAGAATGATCCTTTCATTATGGCAGAACAAGcgaaacaagtattttatgtcGAAGACCCTTGTGATCAAAGGTGGTCAGTGGTTTTACATGGAAAAACAATAGGTGtcaatgttgaagatgattattcatacattgatacttatgttagtcctttgtccacacaattGTCACCTAATGTCATCGGAGAAGAAACTGACgatgttcatgctaatcgtaatgatcacgatgaaggagaattaattaacatcgtctaatgtaatttttttttattttgtacttaatttcaattcatttaattacattcatacgcatttattttttataacatattgaattaatgttttttttttcacagccAAATGGCTACACAGTCAAACTCTCCtccgcctcctcctccttctactGGTGTAACATCGCATTCGTCGTCACCACCATTGAAGCGGACTAGAAAGGCCTCACGCCTAAGATTATTGGCGACTAGACCAGTTGGGGCAGAGAGACCCCTTGTCCATGTGGATCCTGTTACTGGCAAAGCAGACGGTCCCCACAGCAAGAAATTTAGAACATATTTAGGGATCGTTgctcgtgataaggtggatgtcACATACGAAAATTGGAAGCATGTCCCTATtactcagaaggatttgatatgggaggatattcaggtatcatgtattatttcatgttccatattgtttgttagccaaatatttgaatttagtattaataaaacctaatttactCTTTGTtaggctgaatttgatatccctgaagcatctgatttaaggacaaaaaagaaaatacttcagactgtgggggagcggtggagacagtttaagtctgatttgacatcgaaatgggcacttgcagctGACAAGGATAGTGTTGATGACACTGTATGCAAAATGTAcggcattagcaaggagaaatggaCCCAATTTTGCCAGAGCCGTAGAGACCCTTCATGGGAGgtaactgatgcaatcctaccccgcaagggcattggatagaaaactccaagtagattgggccagagatgcaagagaaggccctagggttcttatgagccttagggtagattttgggcccatgggctaagtacgagcccacttatctttgtaaatattagattaaggtttcattatttttgggccttgtatttagggctccataatgtaggtagggtaccctagaaatataggatttttcagcccttgtattttagggcacctagactagtttttgtattaggggtagttttgtaatttcacatgcactaagtggatatttgatgtgtgtggttggaaataaatttaattgaattggtagaagcccaatccaattaaattttagagggggaggtgagcatttgcttactacaccccattgccacatcatatagtcacactttgtgcatgtccttcatgcttttcatgcctcatgacacctaagcacacttaatggagaatcttggaattgatcttggattagtgggctgaaccataactaaaattcactaatcataattagtgaaattttggctccaaagtttggctccacaaattcaatttcaaattcaagtgaaatttgaatttccctccaattttgtgtgacacttaggctataaatagaggtcatgtgtgtgcatttttttgaactttgatcatttgaatattaaacttcagatttcaaagctcatttggagcacaaaatttcgtgctcttctctccctctcccttcattcatctccttcttcctccaagctcttatccatggcctcctatggtggtgagcttcttctagactcatcttctccttgaagtggcgtctcctctctctctccctttctccattccgcttccattcatcttccaagaagcaaaggaatccattgatgaagaagatcctaggcctacaagctccaatggagcttgcatcagtaACTAATTtgggattttcatttttttaactttaaatgaacttattataatacattgtaatcatgagtttcattaatgtttcatttttacAGAATGTTCGAAAAAAAGCACAAGCTGTCCAAAAACAAAACACTGCCCCTCACGTgatgtctcgtgggggttatgaatatttagaaaaaaagttgatggatgagaagagaaagaaaaaactagagGAAGCAACTCAATCCGGAAGCACTGACACCATcattgatcctccatctcccatcaaacgacacgtgaagtggaagctagcccgcaccaagaaaactggtGACATGACATCTGAagcagcaaaggaaattgctgacaagattgtaagtcactttcaattcataattgtaattattttttttattgtgtgattAAGTATAGAATAAATGTGTTCTTCACAGGATGCGCTTGAGGAGCAGGCCTCACAGGGTTCCTTTGTTACCCATGGACGTCATGATATactgactgctgccattgggcgaccagaacaccctggtcGTGTGCGTGCTGTAGGAGCCGGTATAACcatcaaacaatactttggatcagCTTCAAGGACCTCCTCCATTGCTCCCGAATACCTGCAACAGTTGACGCAACAAATCAAGGACCAACTAGAGGATTCAATCACAGAAAAAGTCACTTGACGGCTAATGTTATCCCTCAGCCaaatgcaatcacagggactcgCACTGCCTCCTGAACCTGATGTTGGTCCTTCAGctgctcgtgtcagcacaaaggagagttgtgttgatccctcagggaacgaTCTAGACACCGGTGACTCATACAAATGTGGGTTGTATATTGAAGAATATCCTTCTCGCCTGGTTGCCCtgggaagagtttatgagggatctaCAACAATTCACAACATTCCTTTGCTGCATGATCAAGttaaggttggtgttgaggagatTAGAGATGTAGATGCTcccattcctgtacccactaaAGAGGTTAAGGTCGTGGGACAGGCTCTTAACacattccttgcttggccgacacatctagtcaagcgtttatcagaacaggtattttagtgtcattaaatgcttatttttccaattaaaatgtttactgtgattaaattatgtcaattaattatgttggataaacagggAGCTGTGAGACCCGCGAAACCTGCAGATAGGCCGGATgatgaggtcgatgatccgctatatctaatgacattgaccattCCACAGCTTTTTCTGAAGCCattgcaggttatgtgggatgctaccttgTTTGGCCTATTTAATGAAAACtttcccttgtacataaagcatgaagatctgtctgaaattgcacatggtggtcaatgtctcagcatatctgttatacagttgtggattctgtaagtcaatttagattattgttagttacctaatttattgttttaccttcatgcataatttactttgtgttaacaataataggcatatgactgagacaagtatgcgagctgGGAATatcgatgtgtatggattcctcgagccacagtctatCCAGAGATCTggccaatcacaatttgaatcaaaaaattacattaagaactggatgcaaaattcaaaacgagatgtgtacctaggagcctacttgaatgggtaacttaaactcaacaaatgaatttaaataatgtataatagtataataacatatattggtctccactgcagtgcacattggcaaatggtcgtcattttgcctaaggaaaatgttgtcatttggttttgttcgttgcataataagccagacaactacctcaaaggcataattaataggtcagtgttgttttttaatatatttgcattagcattagtcaggtaaatcaaaattttaaatgtacaaTAAGAATCTATGTTTGTATTcaatagtgctttgaaaggacttgacgatactcaacaaagtaaatccaagactcctgctaggtggattgttgttaaagtaagttatttaaacaatatgttttcacttatattttagtattgtgtagactaatttgtactgAACGTtgcatatctaaatttcataatgtatttagtgtaatagacaaaaaggaagcactgagtgtgggtattacgtcatgcattggatgtcaactataatcttaggaaatttccagaataattgggaaatggtaatttttaattcaccaaatttcatattattatgattgctaatatattattaacttatgttttattatatcatgcagtatttcactgatcctagaccattggaaccagaaagattgaaggcgcttcgcaACCAGTGGGCAAAGTACTATTTGAAAGTGaaaaatgaaacttaggatGTTTAGACAATCTTGTAATTGTAGTTTATATTTACTTACTTAATTTACAATTCATGTCTcaacattaaatatgttttaaattcatagtaattagtaaatttcttattgaattttctggtaaaaactgtttcaaaacagaatgaaaattatatgttgtgtggtctgattttaaaatttgcaggttatttttgggatttattgaaaaaacagacatcatgttaaaaataaatttctaaaacaacatcgatctttaaaaaaactgatgtgaaatgttacttacaacatcagtttttttaaaaactgatgttaaatgtcacttacctcaacattttttaacatcggtttttaaaaaaactgatgttgtaagtaacatttcacatcagtttttttaaaaaccgatgtgaaATGTCAcctacaacatcagttttttaaaaaccgatgtcaaatatcacatttaacatcggttattttaaaaaccgatgttacatgtcactaacaacatcagtttttttaaaaatcgatgttgatttatagatttataacttttttttcttcataattcatatcatataacatcgcctatttaaataaccgatgttaaatatcacttacaacatcagatttttaaaaaactgatgtgaaatgttacttacaacatcagtttttaaaaaaccgatgtcacATGTCacatttaacattggttatttaaaaaaccgatgttaaatgtcacttacaacatcagttttttaaaaaaccgatgttgatttatagatttgtaattttttttccataatccgtatcatataacatcgcctatttaaaaaaccgatgttaaatgtcacttacaacatcagttttttaaaaaaccgatgttaatttatagatttataatttttttttcataattcgtatcatataacatcgcttatttaaataaccgatgttgtatttattagttaacatcggttttgaaaaaccgatgttaatgatacTACTTTCCacatcggtactttcaacatcaattaataaccgatgttgaaagtcttaaataaccgatgttaaaacctTATTTTATAGTAGTGTTAAGCATTGACCACAGTTCATGGCCTATTTTGCTAATGATTTACAATCtacctccttggttgtgcatggaacgaaaatacattatgttgtctatgatgataacGAGCCCAACACATCCGAGAAATGACATTAATGTTTATCTTaatcccttgattgaagacttaaGAAGGTTTTAGTTAGACGGGTTGATGTGTTTGATGGGAAACAACAAACCTTCAAGTTGGTCGTACACCACATGCATTTGATTGATGATGTGGTCAAGGTGAGTATTGAAGAAGTTTGAGTTGCTAACGCTCAAGTCTCGTTTCCCGCTTCAGAGGTTCAGTGTGTGGGGCATGCCTTCAATACATTCATTGCATGGCCGAGACATCTTGTGAAGCTTGTTTCACATGAGGTATTTACTTAAGTTATGTTTATTTGtattaagaaattattatattgacAAAAAATCTTTACTAACATTAACTTATGTTTATTAACTAAATAGGATTCATAGAGACGTTCAAAGAAACATGTTGAATCTATTCATAGGTTGAATCCCATTGGTGATGATCCCTTAGATGATTTAATTAAGAATAAGCTTGATCTTTACATGAAGCCTCTTCAAGTGTGGTGGGATGTAAGTGCATTTGGGGTTTAAAATGATGATTTCCCTTTGTTCATAGAGCTAAGTGATGTAAATGAAATAATCTAAAGCCAACAATGTTTGAACATCTCTATATTGCAGTTGTGGATGAtgtaagtatattttatttcaaggtTAATTCATTAACTAATTACTTGTAATATGATTAACGGTTTTCCAAATCAGTTGTCAATAAACTTGGGTCATGGTtttgtgtatggattccttgccTCAGTCCATACACAATGCAAAGGATGGATGCGATGAATGTCAACTTTACATTGAAACATGGTTGAATCAATAACAAAGAGAGATTTCCTAGGAACATACTTGAATGGATAAGTAAAATTTAACTAatgcatttaaataatatttgcattatCACTAATTATTGTTCTCCAATGTAGGGGTCATTGGCAATTCCTTGTTATTTGTCCTAGGAACAATGTTGTTGTATGGTTTTGTTTGTTATGTAAGAAGCTTGACATTCACAACAAAGTTATAGTTAACAAGTTAAGTTTCAATTTGTAACACTTTCTATTCTTAGTACGAATACACATGAATTTTTTGGTTACATGTTTCTTTTAACCATTGCTATTAAGGGATTGAAGAGATTCCATGGTAATCCCTCCCAAAGTAAATATGATAAACTTATACCTCACTAGATTGAATTAAAGGTAATTCATTTAATCAATGCTTGAATCTGATTGATGATGTTTTGTAATTAACtttgtaattatgagatttaaCTAAATTTCATATTGAATTTAGAGTCATTTAAAGCAAAGGCTATGAGTGTGGCTATTACCCCATGCATTGTATGTGGCCCATAATCTTAGGGGGTTGAAGAATCAATGGAACAAGGTATACTAGTTTACTTTAACAAGTTTCAAGTATTAGACTTTTAATTATACAATGTCATTAACATGTGTTTCATAATGTATTGGTTTACtttgacatttttaattattacaatttttgttatttaatgtgattattatatgtttattgtAGTGGTTTAGTGATGGAATACAATTGGAATTGAATGAGATTACAATAATTTGCAATGAGTGGACAAAAtacattttacaaattaaaaataatgcatTGACCAATATTTGATATATTGCAACTATTTACAAGATATTTATTGGtattaattatttgtgatttGGTCTGTATTGTCTAGGtctatttttgttgttatttgctTAGTCTAGATTGcatgagtttattttttttattaaattacagGTTTAGTTGgttgtaaaacaaaatgaatatttagaagaataaaaatcaaaactatATCAATTTTCAAAATCGTCATAAAAGATAcaatttcaaaattgattttcctCAAAACAGTCATAGAAAGTGTCTTCTATAACGGTTTTGAGGgcaatcgatgttgaaagtatatCTTTTATGTCAGTTTCTAAGCAAACcgtcataaaaatatatgtaaatgagtctttcttttattaaaacataacaaattccacatcagtttttaaaaatcatcataGAGATACATGTTCAATGATGGTTTAAAAATCAACATGAAAAGCGATGCACTTTTTAGATGGTGCATTCCATGACAGATTAAATAACCATCATGAAATCTCTTTTTTTCAGTAGTGACTAGATAAAGTTTTAAATATTGAGTTACTTACACCTaatttatgtcttgcatttccTGCTTGGTTGACTTTTGGCATAATAGTCATTCCTCACTTCATAATGTTTTAACATAAGGTGGAAGAAAATCATCCTCAATCCTCATTTGGATATAGTAGACGTCTTTACcaacatcaaaattaaaacacacaAGTAAgtcaatacataataaaataaacattctttaaacataataaaaagaatttttaacgGTGTAGGAAGCACCCACTTCTGTCAAATATATGTCTACATTATTTCCTAGTTATTTAGGCAATGGATGTTGACGTGAGCTGTCAAAGAGGCATAACAGGAAACAATAATATTCTTGTTATTCAATTTATATCATTGAATATCTGTTGAATTATTCTAGCCTGAATTAGtgtgattatatttttctacCAAAAATAGCTTCATGTACTGAGTATATATAGTCTTCCTCTGTTACATTgtaaacaaggaaaaaataaatatattatttctctATTTTGTCTCCTCCTTAACATGGTATCAAGAGCAGGAGTTCTAGATCCAtaggaaaggagagaaaaatggaAACACCTACAATAGGGGTGCTGAAACAGGAAGAAGAGAATTCACTCCTTGCAGAACTTACAGCAAGGATGACTCAAGCATTGAatctcaaacaaacacaaagtcAAAGTTCAAGTTTTGAAGCAACAATATAAATTGGAATCAAAATAGATGGTGCCAATTATGCACTATGGTCCCAAATTGTCGAGATGTATATCTCAGGCAAAGACAAATTGGGATATATAAATGGAGATCTTCCTGAACCCCCACAAACAGACCCTGCATTCAAAAAATAGAGAACAAAAAATGCAGTGGTGAAGGGATGGCTCATCAATTCTATGGATCTAAAGTTGGTGAGCAACTTTATTAGATTTTTGACGGCTAAGGTTGTTTGGGATAGTATTGCTACAACATACTTTGATAGCGGTGATACATCACAAGTATATGATCTCAAAAGAAGAGTGACCAGACTCAAGCAAGGTGACAGATCTATTGAAACGTATTATAACAACCTACAAGGACTATGGAGAGAGATCGATTTTCGTCGACCAAATCCTATGTTGTGTGATGCTGATATTCAgagatataatttaattttgcaaGAAGACAGAGTCTATACCTTCTTAGATGGTCTTGATGATCGTCTTAACAAGATTCGAGCAGATGTACTTCAGATGCAACCATTCCCAATGGTGGAACAAGCTTATGCACTGGTCCGAAGAGAAGATTTAAGCCATTCTGTGGTGATGGTAAATGAAGATATTGCATCAGGAGGTGCTATGCTTTCAAGGAGAGGGCATAAACCTCAACACCGATTATCTCTTCAGATGACTTCAAATGGCAAGCCAACTACCAAATCTCAATCacaaggagaaggagaaggatgCAAACATTGTGGAAATATGAAACATACCAAAGAGACATGTTTCAAACTACATGGTTATCCAGATTGGTGGCATGAActcaaggaaaagaaaaaacgtGAATCAAGTGGAGGAAACAATTCTGGTCGTGCAGCCCTTGTGAGCGTAGAGCCTCAACTATCTCTTATCACACAACAAGAATCACCTAGTGGCCATGCTTCTCAAAACGATTCAGGTAACCAAGGTTCTTCTTATTCATACTCTAAACAAGGAAACCgtgataattggatcattgaCTCTGGAGCAACTAACCACATGACATTTGATCTGCAtgacttttctaaaacctctcaactgaatcggacatgcatTGACAATGCCAATGGAGTAACTTATCCAGTGATAGTGGCTGGAACATTtgatttttctccttctttctctttacCAAACACTTTACTTGTTCCATCACTTTTTAACAAATTGTTATCTATTGGTCAAGTGACTAAGGAGTTGAATTGTTGTGCTATAATGTATTccaacttttgtttgtttcaagatATTCTCACCAAGGAGATTATTGGTCGTGGTACTAAAAGGGAAGGGTTGTATTGCTTAGATGATTTCAGTTATGGTAGAGCAAATAATGTGCATTCTATTGGAGTAAAGGAAAGACAAATTTGGTTATGGCACAATCGGTTGGGGCATCTGTCATTTCGATATTTGAGTTATTTATTTCCAGAGCTATTTACAAAGGTCAGTGAATCAGACTTCAAGTGTGAAGCCAGTATTCAAGCTAAGAGTCATCGTGTACCTTATCCAATCAGTTTGAATAAATGTGATACGCCTTTTTCTATCATTCATTCCGATGTTTGGGGTCCTGCCCCTATTAATATTCCTTTTGGTGTTCGTTGGTTTATCATGTTTATTGATGATTGTACACAAATGACTTGGTTATATTCGCTAAAGCATAAACATGAAGTATTTGAGATATTTAGATCATTCCATAATATGATGTAAACACAATTTTCTGCTAAACTATTAATTCTTCGGTCTGATAATGGTGGGGAATACGATAATgaaaaatttcacaaatattttaaagaacatGGTTTGCATCATGAGACATCTTGCCCTtaaacaccacaacaaaatggtgttgcaGAGCGCAAAAATAGACATATCTTAGAAATCACTCGAGCTCTCCTTTCAGTAGCATATGTACCTAAATGTTTTCGGATAGATGCAGTGGTGACTGCTGTGTACTTGATGAATCGACAGCCATCTCGAGTCTTGAACTATAAGACTCCACTTCAAGTTCTAGCAAAACATGTGACATTACCATATGTTCTCATGCTTCCTCCAAGAAAGTTTGGTTGTGTTACATATGTTCACATTCCCAAAAATCAACGAATGAAGTTAGATCTAtgtgttgttcattgtgttttcCTTGGTCATGGAGCTCATAAGAAAGGATATTGCTGTTACGATCCAGTCACAAGGCGTCTTTATACAACCATGAATGTCACCTTTATTGAATCAGAGAATTTCTTTACTTTCCAATCTTCCCACTCCTCTCGTCAGGGGGAGATGATGAGTGAAGAGCAGAATTGGAAAGATTGGCCAGGTTTTGAAGCTTCAAATGATGTAGGGGTGGATGTTCAGTCGCGAGAATTAGAGACAATATTGATAGaccaaagaaaagaaactaaAGATGTTGAAAATAATGAGTAGGTTATAGCAGAAATTGAAGAATCTGCAGAAACTGAAAGTGAACAGCCTTTGCTTGTTGAAGCAGAAACTGAAAGTGAACAGCCCTTCCATGACTTAATAGTGCTACAATCATAATCTCCTGAGAATATCTCTGAGGTACAAGTTCTAAACTCTCCTCAAAACATTTCTATTGGTTATAAATTACCTTTCAGGCATAATTGGGGGCAACCTCCTAATCGGTATTCACCGGATCATGGAACTAGCAAGTCAAAGCACCCAATTGCCAATTATGTCTCAACTCACAAATTATCTAAACCCCTCAAGGCATTAGTTTATAACTTATCTGCAGACGATGTCCCTTATACAGTAAATGAAGCTATCCTAAGTGGATCCAAGCAATAGAGGAGGAGATGAAAGAGTTACAAGAGAATAACGCTTGGTCACTTGTGCCATTACCAGAGGGGAAGAAAATAGTGGGATGTAAATGGGTGTTTACTATCAAACATAAGGCAGATGGATCGGTTGAAAGATATAAAGCGAGGTTTGTCGCGAAGGGATTCACTCAAACATATGGAATTGATTATCTAGAAACTTTCTCTCTAGTAGCAAAATTGAACACTATAAGAGTATTAATATCACTTGTTGCAAACCTAGACTGGCCGCTGCACCAATTTGATGTAGAAAATGCTTTTCTCCATGGGGATCTTGAAGAGGAAGTGTAAATGGACATTCCACCAGGTTTCGTTCCCTCTACACAAAGGAGTGTGGTTTGTAAGCTGAAAAAGGCATTATACATATTGAAACAATCCCCTAGAGCATGGTTTGGTCGATTTAGCTTTGCAATGAGGAAACATGGTTTCAAACAAAGGCATTCAGATCATACTCTCTTCTTAAAGCATCAACAAGGGAAGGTGACAACTCTAATAATCTATGTTGACGATATGATAATTATAGGGAATGATGAAAAGGAAATCTCTAGACTACAAGAGCATTTAGCAA includes these proteins:
- the LOC121172934 gene encoding uncharacterized protein, with protein sequence MDRSWMNESRISPEYEEGVEQFLQFASERGQPDEDGKYYCPCINCLNGRRQILDDIREHLLCDGIKRNYTTWIWHGEMTDMQSGQQSEPFDVEMGDRLEDMIRDLGQESFQQAHAPMYDTLQTDSKKPLYPGCKNSLTLLSAVLSLVNIKARYGWSDKSFSSLLQVVHDMLPEENTLPKSYYQAKKILCPMGMEYQKIHACPNDCILYRHQFQEMSKCPRCGVSRYKLKDDEECSSDENSNKGPPAKVLWYLPIIPRFKRMFANGDDAKDLTWHANERNCDGMLRHPADSLQWKKIDRLYPDFGKEARNLRLGLATDGMNPYGSLSTQHSSWPVLLVIYNLPPWLCMKRKYMMLSMMITGPRQPGNDIDVYLNPLIEDLTKLWDEGVLVFDGFRNETFNLRAMLFCTINDFPAYGNLSGYSVKGHRACPICEEDTSYIQLKHGRKTVYTRHRRFLKPHHPYRRLKKAFNGSQEHENAPVPLTGDQIFQRVQHLNTIFGKVQKKDKNKTCIWKKRSILFDLPYWVDLDVRHCIDVMHVEKNVCDSLIGTLLNIHGKTKDGLNTRQDLAEMGIRASLHPRSDGRKIYLPPACHTLSRKEKFSFCQCLRRVKVPQGYSSNIKSLVHLKDLKLVGLKSHDCHVLMQQLLSVAIRDILPNKVRLAITRLCFFFNSICSKVLDPVKLDELENEAAIILCELEMYFPPAFFDIMVHLIIHLVREIKCCGPVYLRWMYPVERYMKILKGYTKNLHRPEASIVERYIAEEAIEFCSEYIEKAKPVGLPESRHDERVRGKGSRGLHVITPSVEDLQQAHLYVLNNSNEVLPYIVRHENLVKQSNPKMSKNSVLKKHNKTFLDWFKHTILADDNASEMLRKLADGPKRNVITWQGYDINKYSFYTKAQDQKSTMQNSGVTLRAESQHFASVHDDNPCVAFIPYFGFIEEIWELNYVKFTVCVFKCKWVDSNTGVRTDDVGFTLVDLNKLAYQNDPFIMAEQAKQVFYVEDPCDQRWSVVLHGKTIGVNVEDDYSYIDTYVSPLSTQLSPNVIGEETDDVHANRNDHDEGELINIV